Within the Cottoperca gobio unplaced genomic scaffold, fCotGob3.1 fCotGob3_17arrow_ctg1, whole genome shotgun sequence genome, the region TCTCCACCCTTCATGGTTTGGTGAATAAAGGTGTGAACGTGGTGATGGATATTCCCTTCGAGCTGTGGAACGAGACTTCAGCAGAAGTGGCCGACCTTAAGAAACAGGTGCTTTTAATGACATGACCCAAAATCTGATTTCTTTCATCAAAACGATTGcatgacaaaactgtgtgtgtgtgtgtgtgtgtgtgtgtgtgtgtgtgtgtgtgtgtgtgtgtgtgtgtgtgtcagtgtgacgTGTTGATTGAGCGTTATGAGGACGTGATTGAGGACTGGTACAAAGGAAGCCAGGAGGAAGACCTGACCACTTATCTGTGTGAGAAACACGTTCTCAAAGGACAGGacgcaggtaacacacacacacacacacacacacacacacacacacacacacacacacacacacacacacacacacacacacacacaccacacacacactcctcactcctctctgctcacaTCTTCCTGTCCAGCCTGCCTGAAGGAGGAGTGGACCTCAAAGAAGAAGGGAGACCAGGCAGCCATTGcggaggacaagaagaagaagaagaagaaaaagggaggAGACGGCAGCTCGGAGGGGGAGAAGGCgaccaagaagaagaaggagaagaaggtgaagaagaagaaaaagagcaaagCTCCGGTGGAGAAAGTGGACGGAGGGGTGTCGTCTGACGAGGAGATCCAGCCACAGATGCCTCTGTCTGGGCAGAAGACGGAGCTGTGAGCCCCGAGTCACTCCTCCAAACGAAACGCTTAGTGAAATCTGCAGCTCATCAAATCTCAAGTCGCTGAATCTGCTAAACCACATGTTGTACTGTTACACGGGTTTAAAGTCTTCATTTTAGTGTCTGACGGGAAAACATGTTGCAGATTGTTGGTGTGAAGAATGAGCCACAAGTGAAACTCCAAACGGGAGTTGTTAAAGCTGTTCATGAATCGACATGTTTAGTTTAATAATCTTTGAATGAATAACTTTATCTTTAATAGTAAACTCCAGCTTCCTGCAGCTCAGACCTTTAGAGAAAGTCAGCTCAGTAATGAACTAATGAGCTGAAAGCAGTTTAATCAGGACGAAGAACATGTAGTATCTGTATCACTCTGCTTTATAggattgtaaactgaatatctttggacttTGGGAACCATTTGATCAACTAAATAATGTATCGACTTAATAAAACTGGTACTCGGCTGGATCTGCAGAGCGAGACCTCAGACCTCCAGAACTACAAAGGGAATTTAATTCTCCTCAGTTGAACGTAGATGTTTCTCCTCATGATGTGAAGCTGTGTCCTCgtttctgctgtttttaaatcagtgtttaCTGAAACATTCATTCCATCTGAACACTGGGACTTTT harbors:
- the cnpy3 gene encoding protein canopy homolog 3, producing MILAPYLSLFLIMASVGAAEAAGDDDWVHLANKCEVCKFVSIEMKSAFDETGKTKEVIDRNYRFIDGKGAPPIKYVKSDLRFIEVVENVCQRLLEYNLHKERSGSNRFAKGMPETFSTLHGLVNKGVNVVMDIPFELWNETSAEVADLKKQCDVLIERYEDVIEDWYKGSQEEDLTTYLCEKHVLKGQDAACLKEEWTSKKKGDQAAIAEDKKKKKKKKGGDGSSEGEKATKKKKEKKVKKKKKSKAPVEKVDGGVSSDEEIQPQMPLSGQKTEL